A single region of the Kineosporiaceae bacterium SCSIO 59966 genome encodes:
- a CDS encoding sensor domain-containing phosphodiesterase: MTTQDVEGSRSQATLVLAGLVLAATGLIAFLPSTGVEVDPGIGLPVASAFVAVLFVMAELSKLHVEVRGQAFSVSLSDLPLVLGLFLLPPPLLLAARLVPAAVVMLARRTEIPKGLFNGGLFTLEVGLAVLVMDALVPERGFGISTWLGTYATVLIVDVVGGAVVIWAMHRLGSAPSRAQAYRMLAALVVSGMLSTTLALMAVLVLHASTAGLALLGTLAVAVALAHRGYHRLLRQHNDLNRLFLFTQSVGAEPRTEEVVHQLQMEAADLLNAESAVVRLLPGPEAEGDDKSADRFLWTAPPCAVPRTTRDPAQRAWLDRTGVRDAVLVPLHDDGQAVGVVQVANRRGAASSFTEDDLKLLQTLVAHVEVLWHNGRLVDQLRHEATHDALTGLGNRTLFNDGLQALIDGGGHGATLLLDLDRFKEVNDALGHPVGDVLLEKVAARLLDHVPTGSQVARLGGDEFAVLLRGLTSPEEALATARAARAALTGAFEVTGTFLEVGVSVGVAMVPSDGGDAATVLRRADLAMYEAKRTGAGVVRYSPVLDHRSTGLLELAGELRSAVEQDQIVMYFQPKESLRTGRIVGFEALARWMHPERGVVMPEVFVPLSEQTGLVGLLGEAAASQALEQCRTWLSRRPGVGVAVNLSPRRLLEPGLAASLDRLLAEHEVPAELLTLEITESTVMADPDAAVRAMHQLRDLGVRLSVDDFGTGYSSLNYLHRLPVQEVKIDKSFVLPMHRDVGATAIVRSIVELAHTLELTVVAEGVENEPTRQALVELGCDVGQGFGLAYPMPPEDVQDWLVRHDATRRERRAGGRPRAV; this comes from the coding sequence ATGACCACGCAAGACGTCGAAGGGTCCCGTAGCCAGGCCACGCTGGTGCTGGCTGGTCTGGTCCTGGCGGCCACCGGGCTCATCGCATTTCTTCCGTCAACGGGGGTCGAGGTCGACCCCGGCATCGGGCTGCCCGTTGCCAGTGCCTTCGTCGCGGTCCTGTTCGTGATGGCGGAGCTGAGCAAGCTGCACGTCGAGGTGCGGGGACAGGCCTTCTCCGTGTCACTGAGCGATCTCCCGCTCGTGCTCGGTCTGTTCCTTCTGCCGCCCCCGCTTCTGCTCGCAGCTCGGCTCGTGCCTGCCGCTGTGGTCATGCTCGCGCGCCGGACCGAGATACCGAAGGGCCTATTCAATGGCGGGCTGTTCACGCTCGAGGTCGGCTTGGCCGTCCTCGTCATGGACGCACTGGTCCCTGAACGCGGTTTCGGCATCAGCACGTGGCTAGGGACCTACGCCACCGTCCTCATCGTGGACGTGGTCGGTGGCGCAGTCGTCATCTGGGCCATGCACCGGCTCGGCAGTGCGCCGTCCCGGGCTCAGGCGTACCGGATGCTCGCCGCTCTGGTCGTGTCCGGGATGCTCAGCACGACACTCGCCCTGATGGCGGTTCTCGTGCTGCATGCCTCCACCGCCGGACTGGCGCTCCTTGGGACGCTAGCCGTCGCAGTGGCCCTTGCTCACCGCGGGTACCACCGCCTGCTGCGGCAGCACAACGACCTCAACCGGTTGTTCCTGTTCACCCAGTCCGTCGGCGCCGAGCCCAGGACCGAGGAGGTGGTGCACCAGCTGCAGATGGAGGCTGCGGATCTGCTGAACGCAGAGAGCGCCGTGGTTCGCCTGCTTCCGGGGCCGGAAGCGGAGGGAGACGACAAATCGGCTGACCGGTTCTTGTGGACCGCTCCCCCCTGCGCCGTGCCGCGGACGACACGGGACCCGGCTCAGCGAGCATGGCTGGACCGAACCGGGGTGCGTGACGCCGTCCTTGTGCCTCTGCACGACGACGGACAAGCGGTCGGCGTGGTCCAGGTAGCCAACCGGCGGGGGGCGGCGAGCTCGTTCACCGAGGACGACCTCAAGCTGCTGCAGACTCTGGTCGCCCACGTCGAGGTGCTCTGGCACAACGGCCGGCTCGTCGACCAGCTGCGCCACGAGGCGACCCACGACGCCCTGACCGGCCTGGGCAACCGCACCCTGTTCAACGACGGGTTGCAGGCCCTCATCGACGGCGGCGGCCACGGCGCGACCCTGCTGCTCGACCTCGACCGGTTCAAGGAGGTCAACGACGCCCTCGGTCACCCGGTCGGTGACGTCCTGCTCGAGAAGGTCGCCGCCCGGCTCCTGGACCACGTCCCGACCGGCTCACAGGTGGCCCGGCTCGGCGGCGACGAGTTCGCCGTCCTGCTGCGCGGTCTCACCTCACCGGAGGAGGCGCTGGCCACCGCGCGCGCCGCGCGGGCCGCCCTCACCGGAGCGTTCGAGGTCACCGGCACCTTCCTCGAGGTCGGCGTCTCCGTCGGCGTCGCCATGGTGCCCTCGGACGGCGGGGACGCTGCCACGGTGCTGCGCCGGGCCGACCTGGCCATGTACGAGGCGAAGCGGACGGGGGCCGGCGTCGTCCGCTACAGCCCGGTCCTCGACCACCGCAGCACCGGCCTGCTCGAGCTGGCCGGCGAGCTCCGCTCGGCGGTGGAGCAGGACCAGATCGTCATGTACTTCCAGCCCAAGGAGAGCCTGCGCACCGGCCGGATCGTCGGCTTCGAGGCCCTCGCCCGCTGGATGCACCCCGAACGCGGGGTCGTCATGCCCGAGGTGTTCGTGCCGCTGTCCGAGCAGACCGGCCTGGTCGGGCTCCTCGGCGAGGCCGCCGCCAGCCAGGCGCTCGAGCAGTGCCGGACCTGGCTGAGCCGCCGGCCGGGTGTCGGCGTCGCCGTCAACCTCTCCCCTCGCCGGCTGCTCGAGCCGGGTCTCGCCGCCTCGCTGGACCGGTTGCTCGCCGAGCACGAGGTCCCGGCAGAGCTGCTGACGCTGGAGATCACGGAAAGCACCGTGATGGCCGACCCGGACGCCGCGGTCCGGGCCATGCACCAGCTGCGGGACCTCGGCGTGCGGCTGTCGGTCGACGACTTCGGGACCGGCTACTCGTCACTGAACTACCTGCACCGGCTGCCGGTGCAGGAGGTGAAGATCGACAAGTCGTTCGTGCTGCCGATGCACCGGGACGTCGGGGCGACCGCCATCGTGCGCTCGATCGTGGAGCTCGCCCACACCCTGGAGCTCACCGTCGTCGCCGAGGGGGTGGAGAACGAGCCCACCCGGCAGGCCCTCGTCGAGCTGGGCTGCGACGTCGGCCAGGGCTTCGGCCTGGCCTACCCGATGCCACCCGAGGACGTGCAGGACTGGCTGGTCCGGCACGACGCCACCCGGCGCGAGCGGCGCGCAGGAGGGCGCCCCCGGGCCGTGTGA
- a CDS encoding response regulator transcription factor encodes MARPDTPEARLLVVDDEPSIRDLLAAALRFAGFEVHTAADGQEALRQAELTRPDLVVLDVMLPDLDGFAVTRRLRERGRDVPVLFLTARDDVQDRVTGLTVGGDDYVTKPFSLEEVVARIRAVLRRTGAGADPAAGRLVFADLELDEDAHEVRRGERTIELSPTEFKLLRYLMLNPNRVLSKTQILDHVWHYDFDGEASIVESYISYLRRKVDHAPDGSPLAPLIHTRRGVGYVLRLPPEE; translated from the coding sequence GTGGCACGACCGGACACCCCCGAGGCCAGGCTGCTCGTCGTCGACGACGAGCCGAGCATCCGCGACCTGCTGGCGGCCGCACTGCGGTTCGCCGGCTTCGAGGTCCACACCGCGGCCGACGGCCAGGAGGCGCTGCGGCAGGCCGAGCTGACCCGCCCCGACCTCGTCGTCCTCGACGTCATGCTCCCCGACCTCGACGGGTTCGCCGTCACCCGCCGGCTGCGCGAGCGCGGCCGGGACGTGCCGGTGCTGTTCCTCACGGCACGGGACGACGTCCAGGACAGGGTGACCGGTCTGACCGTGGGCGGCGACGACTACGTGACGAAACCGTTCTCGCTGGAGGAGGTCGTCGCCCGGATCCGCGCCGTGCTGCGACGCACCGGCGCAGGCGCCGACCCGGCCGCCGGCCGGCTCGTGTTCGCCGACCTCGAGCTCGACGAGGACGCCCACGAGGTCCGCCGCGGGGAGCGCACGATCGAGCTGTCCCCCACCGAGTTCAAGCTGTTGCGCTACCTCATGCTCAACCCGAACCGGGTGCTGTCGAAGACGCAGATCCTCGACCACGTCTGGCACTACGACTTCGACGGCGAGGCCTCGATCGTCGAGTCGTACATCTCCTACCTGCGGCGCAAGGTCGACCACGCCCCCGACGGGTCGCCGCTCGCTCCACTGATCCACACCCGGCGCGGGGTCGGTTACGTGCTGCGCCTCCCGCCGGAGGAGTGA
- a CDS encoding pentapeptide repeat-containing protein, with protein MKSPLKVLAAAGLGLALVVTAAPAQAAPKDTAGASLTGASLTGASLTGASLTGASLTGASLTGASLTGASLTGASLTGASLTGASLTGASLTGASLTGASLTGASLTGASLTGASLTGASLT; from the coding sequence ATGAAGTCCCCGCTCAAGGTGCTCGCCGCGGCCGGCCTCGGCCTCGCGCTCGTGGTCACCGCTGCCCCCGCTCAGGCCGCCCCCAAGGACACGGCGGGAGCATCCCTCACCGGCGCATCCCTCACCGGCGCATCCCTCACCGGCGCATCCCTCACCGGCGCATCCCTCACCGGCGCATCCCTCACCGGCGCATCCCTCACCGGCGCATCCCTCACCGGCGCATCCCTCACCGGCGCATCCCTCACCGGCGCATCCCTCACCGGCGCATCCCTCACCGGCGCATCCCTCACCGGCGCATCCCTCACCGGCGCATCCCTCACCGGCGCGTCCCTCACCGGCGCGTCCCTGACCGGCGCCTCGCTAACCTGA
- a CDS encoding HAMP domain-containing histidine kinase has protein sequence MRPLASSSLRTRLVAIVSGLVMLSLLAVGAATLAAMRPALVADLDDRLSATVADPRALEMLVNDAGLGRRMHNRLPTDYVVRVNDAAGEQVFLDAGITPFEDLPDLSAVTLERVRAIGGDPYTVDGWRAVSRPVAVATPTGRRAGSVTVALPLAPVDATLAALAARIAVLGLVVLAASVLAGWLAVRRAFRPLRDVETVTAAFADGDTSRRVPAAPAGTEVGRLGAAVNEMLDRIEADLAAREANERRMRRFVSDAGHELRTPLAAVRGFAELHRQGAVRDPKDVARTMGRIEQEAVRMSGLVEDLLTLARLDEQRPLRREPVDLLVLAADAAESLRALAPDRQVRLTGLDGAGPAATPVVGDDARLRQVLTNLVANAARHTPAGSPVEIEVGTRQGWALCRVVDHGPGVPAEDAERVFERFWRRDESRSRGAGGGSGLGLAIVAALVRAHDGAVRVVPTPGGGATFEVALPAASSGFSQEGPSPAAG, from the coding sequence ATGCGCCCGCTCGCCTCGTCCTCGCTACGGACCCGGCTCGTCGCCATCGTCTCCGGGCTCGTCATGCTGTCGCTGCTCGCGGTCGGCGCGGCCACCCTCGCCGCCATGCGCCCGGCACTCGTCGCCGACCTCGACGACCGGCTGTCCGCCACGGTCGCCGACCCACGGGCCCTGGAGATGCTGGTCAACGACGCCGGCCTGGGCCGGCGGATGCACAACCGACTCCCGACGGACTACGTCGTCCGCGTCAACGACGCCGCCGGCGAGCAGGTGTTCCTGGACGCCGGGATCACCCCGTTCGAGGACCTGCCGGACCTGTCGGCGGTCACCCTGGAGCGGGTCCGCGCCATCGGCGGCGACCCGTACACGGTCGACGGGTGGCGGGCCGTGTCCCGCCCCGTGGCGGTGGCCACCCCGACGGGCCGCAGGGCCGGCTCGGTCACCGTCGCCCTGCCGCTGGCCCCCGTGGACGCGACGCTGGCGGCACTTGCCGCCCGGATCGCCGTCCTCGGGCTGGTGGTGCTGGCGGCCAGCGTGCTCGCAGGTTGGCTGGCGGTGCGCAGGGCGTTCCGGCCGCTGCGGGACGTCGAGACGGTCACCGCCGCGTTCGCCGACGGCGACACCTCCCGACGGGTGCCGGCCGCGCCGGCCGGCACCGAAGTCGGACGACTGGGCGCCGCAGTCAACGAGATGCTGGACCGGATCGAGGCCGACCTCGCAGCCCGGGAGGCCAACGAGAGGCGTATGCGCCGGTTCGTCAGCGACGCCGGCCACGAGCTACGCACCCCGCTCGCCGCCGTCCGCGGTTTCGCCGAGCTGCACCGCCAGGGGGCCGTCCGGGACCCCAAGGACGTCGCCCGGACCATGGGGCGGATCGAGCAGGAGGCGGTCCGGATGAGCGGCCTCGTCGAGGACCTGCTCACCCTGGCCCGGCTGGACGAGCAGCGGCCTCTGCGGCGGGAGCCGGTCGACCTGCTGGTGCTGGCCGCCGACGCGGCCGAGAGCCTGCGCGCGCTCGCCCCGGACCGACAGGTCCGGCTGACGGGCCTGGACGGTGCCGGGCCGGCCGCCACCCCGGTCGTCGGCGACGACGCCCGGCTGCGGCAGGTGCTGACGAACCTGGTCGCCAACGCGGCCCGGCACACCCCGGCCGGCTCCCCGGTGGAGATCGAGGTGGGCACTCGGCAGGGGTGGGCGCTGTGCCGGGTCGTGGACCACGGGCCCGGGGTTCCGGCCGAGGACGCCGAGCGGGTCTTCGAACGGTTCTGGCGGCGGGACGAGTCCCGCTCCCGCGGCGCGGGCGGCGGGTCGGGTCTCGGGCTGGCGATCGTGGCCGCCCTCGTGCGCGCCCACGACGGCGCCGTGCGCGTCGTCCCCACCCCCGGCGGCGGGGCGACGTTCGAGGTCGCTCTGCCCGCGGCGTCCTCAGGTTTCTCCCAGGAAGGGCCCAGCCCGGCCGCAGGCTGA
- a CDS encoding IS110 family transposase, which produces MGNGTGLTRGDRRRNERRARLRAAVPASAAVVGVDLGEDTQMVVVTDRDCRVLARRVFKGKAWELGPVLDWAVEQAARAGFTAVTLACEPTGSRWMAVQDAAFERDLLVVCVQPLAAARAREEEDYTRDKSDYKDAVLIARLAGELRCYVPERVEEQWAVLRHLGRRRGELITRSTRAVLQLRDLLAVGWPTVLTAASKPFESMTWQASVAVVLDRCNGDPARLRRMGLARFTDAVRRELPRWGGRKIRRRIVEGVFAALNDTTGAVARQRAGALKRAAWAVDDLRAARAQQQTVEQEMLTAVDALGLSDPLASIPGLSLPAAAQILAEAGDPTRFDSARSLVKHAGLNPVENTSATFRGRTRTSKRGRPGLRLAAWRATWTVIRHNPVLAARHAHLTSRQHNRLTRAQAHVACATTLLRWIYAVTTTGQRWDPRIAAGPTTEAPMAA; this is translated from the coding sequence ATGGGTAATGGTACGGGTTTGACTCGGGGTGATCGGCGGCGTAACGAGCGGCGGGCCCGGCTGCGTGCGGCGGTGCCGGCGTCGGCTGCGGTGGTGGGGGTTGATCTGGGGGAGGACACCCAGATGGTGGTGGTCACTGACCGGGACTGCCGGGTACTGGCCCGGCGGGTGTTCAAGGGCAAGGCGTGGGAGCTGGGGCCGGTCCTGGACTGGGCGGTGGAGCAGGCTGCGCGGGCCGGGTTCACGGCGGTGACGTTGGCGTGTGAGCCGACCGGGTCACGGTGGATGGCGGTGCAGGACGCCGCCTTCGAGCGGGACCTGCTGGTGGTGTGTGTGCAGCCGCTGGCCGCGGCCCGGGCCCGGGAGGAGGAGGACTACACCCGGGACAAGTCCGACTACAAGGATGCGGTGCTGATCGCCCGGTTGGCCGGTGAGCTGCGCTGCTACGTCCCCGAACGTGTGGAGGAGCAGTGGGCGGTGCTGCGGCACCTCGGTCGCCGTCGTGGTGAGCTGATCACCCGGTCGACCCGGGCGGTGCTGCAGCTGCGTGACCTGCTCGCGGTGGGCTGGCCCACGGTCCTGACGGCGGCGAGCAAGCCGTTCGAGTCGATGACCTGGCAGGCGTCGGTGGCGGTGGTGCTGGACCGCTGCAACGGTGACCCGGCCCGGCTGCGGCGGATGGGCCTGGCCCGGTTCACCGACGCGGTGCGCCGTGAGCTGCCTCGCTGGGGTGGGCGCAAGATCCGCCGCCGGATCGTCGAGGGCGTGTTCGCCGCCCTCAACGACACCACCGGCGCGGTGGCCCGCCAACGCGCCGGGGCGCTCAAACGCGCCGCCTGGGCGGTGGATGACCTGCGCGCCGCCCGCGCCCAGCAGCAGACCGTCGAGCAGGAGATGCTCACCGCCGTGGACGCCCTGGGCCTGAGCGACCCGCTGGCCTCGATCCCCGGGCTGTCCCTGCCGGCTGCCGCGCAGATCCTCGCCGAGGCCGGTGACCCGACCCGCTTCGACAGCGCACGGTCCCTGGTCAAGCACGCCGGGCTGAACCCGGTGGAGAACACCTCGGCCACCTTCCGCGGCCGCACCCGCACCTCCAAACGCGGCCGCCCCGGGCTGCGGCTGGCCGCCTGGCGTGCCACCTGGACGGTGATCCGGCACAACCCGGTCCTGGCCGCCCGCCACGCCCACCTGACCAGCCGCCAGCACAACCGGCTCACCCGCGCACAGGCCCACGTGGCCTGCGCCACGACCCTGCTGCGCTGGATCTACGCCGTCACCACCACCGGGCAGCGCTGGGACCCCCGGATCGCCGCCGGCCCCACCACCGAGGCCCCCATGGCCGCCTGA
- a CDS encoding DEAD/DEAH box helicase produces MNDGPLIVQSDKTLLLEVDHPAAEACRRAIAPFAELERAPEHVHTYRLTPLGLWNARAAGHDAEQVVDVLLEHSRYPVPHALLVDVAETMSRFGRLQLANHPAHGLVLRALDVPVLEEVLRSAKVKPLVGARVEPDTVVVHPSERGHLKQVLLKLGWPAEDLAGYVDGEAHPIDLVEDGWALRPYQEQAVDGFWHGGSGVVVLPCGAGKTIVGAAAMARARSTTLILVTNTVSARQWKQELLRRTSLTEDEIGEYSGARKEIRPVTIATYQVMTTRRKGAYTHLELFDARDWGLVIYDEVHLLPAPIFRMTADLQARRRLGLTATLVREDGREGEVFSLIGPKRFDAPWKEIESQGYIAPADCVEVRVTLPDGERLAYATAEPEERYRLCSTSAVKLRVVEDLVRRHAGEQTLVIGQYIDQLDELADRLDVPLIKGETTVRERQRLFDAFRAGEVQTLVVSKVANFSVDLPEASVAVQVSGSFGSRQEEAQRLGRLLRPKGDGRSARFYAVVARDTLDQEFAAHRQRFLAEQGYAYRIVDADDLLAGTHE; encoded by the coding sequence ACGCCCGGGCCGCCGGACACGACGCCGAGCAGGTCGTCGACGTCCTGCTCGAGCACTCCCGCTACCCGGTGCCGCACGCCCTGCTCGTCGACGTCGCCGAGACGATGTCCCGGTTCGGCCGGCTCCAGCTCGCCAACCACCCGGCGCACGGGCTCGTCCTGCGCGCCCTCGACGTCCCGGTGCTCGAGGAGGTGCTGCGCAGCGCGAAGGTGAAGCCGCTCGTCGGCGCCCGCGTCGAGCCGGACACCGTCGTCGTGCACCCCAGCGAGCGTGGTCACCTCAAGCAGGTGCTGCTCAAGCTGGGCTGGCCCGCCGAGGACCTCGCCGGCTACGTGGACGGGGAGGCCCACCCCATCGACCTGGTCGAGGACGGCTGGGCACTGCGGCCCTACCAGGAGCAGGCCGTTGACGGCTTCTGGCACGGCGGGTCCGGCGTCGTCGTCCTGCCCTGCGGGGCCGGCAAGACGATCGTCGGCGCGGCCGCGATGGCCCGCGCTCGGTCGACGACCCTCATTCTGGTGACGAACACCGTCTCGGCCCGGCAGTGGAAGCAGGAGCTGCTCCGGCGCACCTCCCTCACCGAGGACGAGATCGGCGAGTACTCCGGCGCCCGCAAGGAGATCCGCCCCGTCACCATCGCCACCTACCAGGTGATGACGACCCGCCGGAAGGGCGCCTACACGCACCTGGAGCTCTTCGACGCCCGGGACTGGGGGCTCGTCATCTACGACGAGGTGCACCTCCTGCCCGCGCCGATCTTCCGGATGACCGCGGACCTGCAGGCCCGCCGCCGGCTCGGGCTTACCGCGACCCTCGTGCGCGAGGACGGCCGGGAGGGTGAGGTGTTCTCCCTCATCGGTCCGAAACGGTTCGACGCCCCGTGGAAGGAGATCGAGTCCCAGGGGTACATCGCCCCGGCGGACTGCGTGGAGGTGCGGGTGACCCTGCCGGACGGCGAGCGGCTCGCCTACGCCACCGCCGAGCCGGAGGAGCGCTACCGGCTGTGCTCGACGTCGGCGGTCAAGCTGCGGGTCGTCGAGGACCTGGTCCGCCGGCACGCCGGGGAGCAGACCCTCGTCATCGGCCAGTACATCGACCAGCTCGACGAGCTGGCCGACCGGCTCGACGTCCCGCTCATCAAGGGCGAGACGACGGTCCGGGAGCGGCAGCGGCTCTTCGACGCCTTCCGCGCCGGTGAGGTCCAGACGCTCGTGGTGAGCAAGGTCGCGAACTTCTCCGTGGACCTGCCCGAGGCCTCGGTCGCCGTCCAGGTGTCCGGCTCGTTCGGCTCCCGGCAGGAGGAGGCCCAGCGCCTCGGCCGGCTGCTACGGCCCAAGGGGGACGGGCGCTCCGCCCGGTTCTACGCGGTCGTCGCCCGCGACACCCTGGACCAGGAGTTCGCCGCCCACCGGCAGCGCTTCCTGGCCGAGCAGGGGTACGCCTACCGGATCGTCGACGCCGACGACCTGCTCGCCGGCACCCACGAGTAG